The following proteins are encoded in a genomic region of Triticum dicoccoides isolate Atlit2015 ecotype Zavitan chromosome 1B, WEW_v2.0, whole genome shotgun sequence:
- the LOC119299183 gene encoding acetylserotonin O-methyltransferase 1-like: MEPAVRAEDEAMSTEELLQAQTDLYHHSLAYIKSMALGAATELGVADAIHGRGGAITLSHLAAATGVHPTKVQHFGRLMRALTVTGVFTSEEKEGGGGALYKLTRISRLLVGVGKRRLSPMVRMLVSEVSFTTPMSICEWITTETPARAMFEAHFGSTQNGLWEKEDAYGAPFYSAMSADSRVVMEVLLRECSSVFEAVAGSLVDVGGGSGGVVAAAIATAFPHIKCSVLDLPNVVAAADDTSNVQFVSGDMFDYIPPADAVLLKWILHDWEDQDCVKILRKCREAITTRGAGGKVIIIDFVVGAGSSKETETQVLFDLYMMMENGAERDEHEWSKIFFEAGFSDYKIMPVLGARSLIQVFP, encoded by the exons ATGGAGCCTGCGGTGAGAGCTGAAGACGAGGCGATGAGCACGGAGGAGCTGCTCCAAGCCCAGACGGATCTCTACCACCACTCCCTAGCCTACATCAAGTCTATGGCGCTTGGTGCCGCCACAGAACTCGGCGTCGCCGACGCCATCCACGGCCGTGGCGGTGCCATCACCTTGTCTCACCTTGCGGCCGCGACCGGCGTCCACCCGACGAAAGTCCAACACTTCGGGCGGCTGATGCGCGCGCTTACTGTCACTGGTGTCTTCACCTCGGAGGAAAAAGAAGGCGGTGGTGGTGCCCTGTACAAGCTCACTCGGATTTCACGCCTCCTTGTCGGAGTCGGCAAGCGTCGGCTCTCCCCGATGGTGCGTATGCTTGTCAGCGAGGTCAGTTTCACCACTCCCATGAGCATCTGCGAGTGGATCACCACTGAGACGCCGGCCAGGGCCATGTTCGAGGCCCATTTTGGCTCTACGCAAAATGGGTTGTGGGAGAAGGAGGACGCGTATGGTGCCCCCTTCTACTCAGCAATGTCTGCGGACAGCCGTGTCGTCATGGAGGTTCTGCTGAGAGAGTGCAGCAGCGTCTTTGAGGCCGTCGCCGGCTCACTTgtcgatgtcggcggcggcagcggtggagtCGTGGCTGCCGCCATCGCCACAGCGTTCCCTCACATCAAGTGCTCCGTGCTGGACCTCCCCAACGTGGTAGCAGCGGCCGACGACACCAGCAACGTGCAGTTCGTCTCCGGCGATATGTTTGACTACATTCCACCAGCGGATGCCGTTCTACTCAAG TGGATTCTGCATGACTGGGAAGACCAAGACTGCGTCAAGATACTGCGCAAGTGCAGAGAGGCCATCACCACAAGAGGTGCTGGGGGGAAGGTGATTATAATCGATTTCGTCGTCGGTGCTGGTTCTTCCAAGGAGACGGAGACACAGGTTCTGTTTGATCTTTACATGATGATGGAGAATGGGGCTGAGCGGGACGAGCACGAGTGGAGCAAGATTTTCTTTGAAGCTGGATTTAGCGACTACAAGATCATGCCAGTCTTAGGCGCTCGTTCACTCATTCAAGTATTCCCATGA